The genomic window CAAGAAGCAGCCCAAAAAGCCCTAATTAAATTAACCATTGTTGCGATTATTCCGGTATTAGGAGGATTAATAGGAATCGGAATTATTATCTTTTCTCTGGTTCAATTAGCCGTTAAAAAAGAATCTTCTATTTTAGCCATAGATGAAAGATTTAAGTGGAAAACCCCCTGGACATTAGAAATTCCTTGGCAAGTTTTAGTAGTAGGTTTTCTCTTTTTTGGACAAATTGTTCTACCTATTTTAGTTAGCTTTCTCAATATCGATTTAACTGAATTAACCCTACGAGGAAAAGCTTTTTATGTTTTAGGTAGCTATGTGGCCATGTCTGTAGGAGGTATAGGAGTCCTTTATTTATCCATCAAACCTTTTTTACCTTTACCCAAAGATTGGTTTAATTTTAATTGGTTGAGTAACTGGATAGTTTGGGGAGTTGGGGGTTATTTAGTCGCTTTACCTTTAGTCGTTATTATTTCATTAATTAACCAAAATATTTGGGATGGACAAGGAGGCAGTAACCCCTTACTTTCCTTAGCGTTAGAAGGACAAGATATCGTAGTTTTAGCCATCTTTTACTTTACTGCAGCGATCGCTGCTCCTGTGTACGAAGAAATTATGTTTCGTGGCTTTTTACTCCCTTCTTTAACGCGATATCTTCCCTTATGGGGTGCCATTGGACTCAGTAGTGTTGTTTTTGCCGTTGCTCATCTTAATCTGTCTGAGGTACTTCCTTTAACCATTCTTGGTATGGTTTTAGGGGTAGTCTATACCAAATCCCGTAATCTCCTCTCTTCTATGTTATTACATAGTCTCTGGAATAGTGGCACTTTGATCAGTCTTTTCCTATTAGGGAGTGGTTCTAATTAGCTGATTTGAGCAAAAGTTAACAAAATATTGAGGAGTGATAATAAAGTAACTGTTTCAGGGAATAATAGAGATGATATGACTTAAATATAATAGTAGATTGAATCATCAATGAATAGCACATTACCACAACAACAGTTAGGAAAAATGATAGGAACAATAGCCATTATTTCCCTCAGCTTAACTGGGGTAATTTGGCTACAAAAATCTCTAATTAATCCTAGCAATGAACAGTTAACAAAAGAGGAGTACGAAAAACAACAACAACTAGAAAAAGTACAATTAAATGTTTACAAAGGTTTACCCAGTTTAGGATACGGTAATTTACTAGCTGATTGGTTTTACTTGAGATTTATTCAATATTTTGGGGATGGAGATGCTCGTAAACAGACGGGATATCCTCTAAGTCCTGATTATTTCCAATTGGTGGTAGATAATGACCCCCGTTTTGTTGATGCTAATCTTAAATTAGCAGTATCTACTTCTATTTTTGCCGCTTTTCCTCAAAAAAGTGTTGAATTATTAGAACAAAGTTTAGAAAAAACCCCTTCTAAAATGACCTCCCCTGTCTATCCACCCTATTATTTATGGATTTATAAAGGGGTCGATGAATTATTATTTTTAGGGGACGTAGAAGCAGCCAAAAATTCCAATACAATGGCTGCTAATTGGGCTGATACCTATCCTGAAGATGATCAATATAACAGTAAGGCGGTTGCCCAAAGAAGGCGA from Crocosphaera subtropica ATCC 51142 includes these protein-coding regions:
- a CDS encoding type II CAAX prenyl endopeptidase Rce1 family protein, encoding MTTKRIILIVLTIISLIPVILSLIGSINQPQVQSNLQLYQTNLVLQASEFSGDNISEFEKIRESVLGKNPYQAALKQYKEALKLSQKNLTQLETNLEIINQKSDLIQESETTINSIPIFSATNEQQKLQTEVNRQKEEIETIKIKIGLLEIAQGNRSQGLGTLDNIELLSFSPSVHYTADILSHLWDDKPSVLSDSESTIKNELNGWFRYYSLNQLYQVQNRNNDLVSLQEKEQEAAQKALIKLTIVAIIPVLGGLIGIGIIIFSLVQLAVKKESSILAIDERFKWKTPWTLEIPWQVLVVGFLFFGQIVLPILVSFLNIDLTELTLRGKAFYVLGSYVAMSVGGIGVLYLSIKPFLPLPKDWFNFNWLSNWIVWGVGGYLVALPLVVIISLINQNIWDGQGGSNPLLSLALEGQDIVVLAIFYFTAAIAAPVYEEIMFRGFLLPSLTRYLPLWGAIGLSSVVFAVAHLNLSEVLPLTILGMVLGVVYTKSRNLLSSMLLHSLWNSGTLISLFLLGSGSN